A window from Candidatus Nitrospira neomarina encodes these proteins:
- a CDS encoding Fur family transcriptional regulator, with the protein MEIPFKDIKQKFQACGLKTTPQRTAIYDALLRSTTHPTAEELFAEVAPQFPMMSLNTVYYTLGALRTSRLIHEVNIGHTRARFDANLSPHHHLICLGCQSIVDVIDPRLNRLTSPAGIPKDFEITSYQVAFRGLCGSCLRHTGRSINHSSPGLHPTTVKGGLHGKSS; encoded by the coding sequence ATGGAAATTCCATTCAAGGACATCAAACAGAAGTTTCAGGCATGCGGATTAAAAACGACCCCGCAGCGAACGGCTATTTATGACGCACTCCTTCGCAGCACTACCCATCCGACCGCGGAAGAGCTCTTTGCTGAAGTCGCTCCGCAATTTCCGATGATGTCTCTGAACACCGTCTACTACACCCTTGGGGCCTTGCGTACCTCCAGGTTGATTCATGAAGTCAATATTGGCCATACCCGGGCTCGCTTTGATGCCAACCTGTCTCCCCATCACCATTTAATTTGCTTGGGGTGCCAGTCCATTGTCGATGTCATCGATCCCCGACTCAATCGCCTGACCTCCCCAGCAGGCATTCCCAAAGATTTTGAAATTACGAGTTATCAGGTCGCTTTTCGTGGACTTTGCGGCTCCTGTCTCCGCCACACGGGGCGCTCCATCAACCATTCATCACCGGGGTTACACCCCACAACCGTCAAAGGAGGACTCCATGGGAAAAGCTCTTAA
- a CDS encoding rubrerythrin family protein: MGKALKGTKSHENLKAAFAGESQANRRYLYFARRADIEGYTDIGGLFRDTSEAETGHAFGHLDFLKEVGDPATGVPIGNTEANLKASIEGETYEYTQMYPGMAKTARDEGLEELAEWFETLAKAERSHANRFTKGLETLKQG; this comes from the coding sequence ATGGGAAAAGCTCTTAAAGGCACAAAAAGCCACGAAAACTTAAAAGCGGCATTTGCCGGTGAATCGCAAGCGAATCGACGCTATTTATATTTCGCCCGGCGGGCGGATATTGAAGGCTATACCGATATCGGCGGTCTGTTTCGTGATACTTCGGAAGCTGAAACCGGACATGCGTTTGGTCACCTGGACTTTTTGAAGGAAGTCGGTGATCCTGCCACGGGCGTGCCGATTGGCAACACCGAAGCCAACTTAAAAGCGTCGATTGAAGGTGAGACCTATGAGTACACGCAGATGTATCCCGGCATGGCGAAAACCGCTCGTGATGAAGGCCTTGAGGAACTCGCAGAATGGTTTGAGACGCTGGCCAAAGCCGAACGATCCCATGCGAACCGGTTCACGAAAGGGCTGGAAACTCTAAAACAGGGCTGA
- a CDS encoding heterodisulfide reductase-related iron-sulfur binding cluster, whose amino-acid sequence MPKFDLITPGWTRSQLETETRRIFDVCDGCRRCFNLCPSFNTLIDRIDEYESDSTQFTAQDFTRIEQECYYCKLCFNHCPYSPPHQYDLDFPRLMAAWKKQRTAEGGATWRDKLLIQTDLIGKMGSLTAPLTNWALRTPWLRSLVERMVGVHKNRQVLSFQSQTFTQWWDQRKPVSGRAHSQGKVAFFPSCLVTYQVTDIGKAAVQILEKNDIEVVVPSNQQCCGMPRFDLGDTDGMAKIAESQYRLFAPYLDQGYEIVIPAPSCSLMFKREYPYLKPTPAMKQLSERTFDLCEYLMRLKREGRLSLDFQANPGRVAYQIPCHLRDQNIGFKSKELMELTGATVHLIEKCSGHDGAWSAKTEFFDLSMKIAKKAVREIQEEPFDVVASDCPLSALQLDQALQTTPNQSTLHPIQVVRNAYGLTL is encoded by the coding sequence GTGCCAAAATTTGACCTTATCACTCCAGGCTGGACCCGGTCTCAACTCGAAACCGAGACACGACGCATTTTCGATGTCTGTGACGGATGTCGACGATGTTTTAACTTATGTCCGTCCTTCAATACCCTTATTGACCGGATTGATGAGTATGAGAGCGATTCAACGCAATTCACTGCACAGGATTTCACAAGGATTGAACAGGAATGTTACTACTGCAAACTCTGTTTCAACCATTGTCCCTATTCTCCCCCCCATCAATACGATCTGGATTTTCCCCGGCTCATGGCTGCCTGGAAAAAGCAACGGACGGCTGAGGGTGGGGCCACATGGCGCGACAAACTCCTGATCCAAACCGATTTGATCGGAAAAATGGGAAGTCTGACCGCCCCACTGACCAATTGGGCCCTCCGCACACCGTGGCTCCGGAGTCTGGTTGAGCGTATGGTCGGAGTGCACAAAAACCGCCAGGTCCTTTCGTTTCAATCCCAGACCTTTACCCAATGGTGGGATCAGCGGAAGCCGGTTTCCGGACGTGCCCACAGCCAGGGAAAAGTAGCCTTCTTCCCAAGTTGCCTGGTGACGTATCAGGTGACTGATATTGGAAAAGCTGCCGTACAAATTTTGGAGAAAAACGACATTGAGGTCGTGGTGCCTTCAAATCAGCAGTGCTGTGGGATGCCACGGTTTGACTTAGGTGATACCGATGGAATGGCCAAGATTGCCGAGTCTCAATATCGACTCTTTGCGCCGTATCTCGATCAGGGATATGAAATCGTTATTCCAGCACCCAGTTGTAGCCTGATGTTCAAACGGGAATATCCTTACCTCAAACCCACACCCGCAATGAAGCAATTGAGCGAGCGCACGTTTGATCTTTGTGAATATTTAATGCGGCTCAAACGGGAAGGCAGGCTTTCCCTTGATTTTCAAGCTAATCCTGGACGCGTGGCGTATCAAATTCCCTGTCATTTACGTGATCAGAACATTGGCTTTAAATCAAAAGAATTGATGGAGTTGACCGGAGCCACGGTTCATCTGATCGAGAAATGTTCCGGACACGATGGAGCCTGGAGTGCCAAGACTGAATTCTTTGATCTCTCGATGAAAATCGCCAAGAAAGCCGTGCGAGAAATTCAAGAGGAGCCGTTCGACGTCGTCGCCTCCGATTGCCCTCTGTCGGCACTACAACTGGATCAAGCGCTTCAAACCACACCAAATCAATCGACCCTTCATCCTATTCAAGTTGTTCGTAACGCCTATGGATTAACATTATGA
- a CDS encoding DUF3501 family protein has translation MKLLTPQDLLPAAQYEENRAGIRQNIIALKKRRRISVGEFVTLVFENRETLLFQIQEMIRIERIFDPGKIQEECDVYNALLPDRNELSATLFIEITDSEKIQPLLDSFKNIDQANTVGIKVGDTSVFANFEAGHSKEDKISAVHFVRFSTTPTFRDLLAQEEVPAFLTILHPQYRTEAPVSQELRQEWLRDLK, from the coding sequence ATGAAACTGCTCACACCGCAAGATCTCCTCCCGGCTGCTCAATATGAGGAAAACCGCGCCGGCATTCGGCAAAACATCATTGCCCTTAAAAAACGGCGCCGAATTTCTGTAGGGGAATTCGTGACGCTCGTGTTTGAGAATCGGGAAACCCTGCTATTTCAAATACAAGAAATGATTCGAATAGAGCGCATTTTTGATCCGGGAAAAATTCAGGAGGAATGTGACGTGTATAATGCCCTCCTACCCGATCGAAATGAATTGAGCGCAACACTGTTTATCGAAATCACCGATTCCGAAAAAATTCAACCGCTGCTGGATTCCTTTAAGAATATTGACCAGGCCAATACCGTGGGCATCAAGGTTGGCGATACCTCAGTTTTTGCAAATTTTGAGGCCGGGCATAGCAAAGAAGATAAAATCAGTGCCGTGCATTTTGTCCGATTTTCCACTACCCCAACCTTTCGTGACCTCCTGGCCCAGGAGGAAGTCCCTGCCTTTCTGACTATCCTCCACCCTCAATATCGTACAGAAGCCCCAGTATCCCAGGAATTGAGGCAGGAATGGCTAAGAGATCTCAAGTAA
- a CDS encoding 6-carboxytetrahydropterin synthase, with protein MPKATLTKRLEFCSSHRYHNPEWDDAKNRAVFGLCNNVNTHGHNYLLEVTLRGDIDPVTGMIINLYDLKLILNQVLEQFDHKNLNLDTPYFSKRIPTTENLAVTLWHILEKHPDLPNPDALRLYEDETLYAEVNASFMGDALQPANGESAIIARHYAFSALHQSGTGHTQGHDYALWIATKGQISSDTGQVMNLQTVDQIVRNQILARFDQRNLSQDQAFANIPVTDSALAKVIWETLEPHFHTPPLCRVSVSQQPGAVAVYSV; from the coding sequence ATGCCTAAAGCGACCCTCACCAAACGTTTAGAGTTTTGCTCCTCTCACCGCTACCACAATCCTGAATGGGATGACGCAAAAAATCGTGCGGTTTTTGGACTTTGTAATAATGTGAATACCCATGGCCATAATTATTTATTGGAAGTCACCTTGCGGGGAGACATCGACCCTGTCACAGGGATGATCATCAATTTATATGACTTAAAACTCATTTTAAATCAGGTCCTGGAACAATTTGATCATAAAAACTTAAATCTCGATACCCCATATTTTTCCAAGAGAATTCCCACGACCGAAAATCTCGCAGTCACTCTCTGGCACATTTTGGAAAAACATCCAGACCTCCCTAATCCGGATGCACTTCGTCTTTATGAGGACGAAACCCTCTATGCCGAGGTGAATGCAAGTTTTATGGGTGATGCCCTCCAACCTGCTAACGGGGAATCGGCCATCATCGCTCGACACTATGCATTTTCAGCCCTGCATCAATCCGGGACAGGGCATACGCAAGGGCATGATTATGCTCTGTGGATTGCCACTAAGGGCCAAATTTCCAGCGACACCGGGCAGGTTATGAATTTACAGACTGTGGATCAAATCGTCAGAAACCAGATCCTTGCACGATTTGACCAGCGAAATCTAAGCCAGGATCAGGCCTTTGCCAACATTCCCGTCACAGACTCCGCGCTTGCCAAGGTCATCTGGGAAACACTGGAGCCCCACTTCCACACACCTCCGCTATGCCGAGTCTCCGTGAGCCAACAACCAGGTGCCGTGGCTGTGTATTCTGTATAG
- a CDS encoding thioredoxin family protein yields MSGMVEDVNDDNYEGFTEASAAVVAYGIATCEPCKAYDPVLADIAQQYSNVRFGKAKMHVPGRCRAIKKRHQFETYPTTHFFSNGTLVLTKEGKLEPAELADLIRQSFSIKT; encoded by the coding sequence ATGTCCGGTATGGTTGAAGATGTGAACGATGACAATTATGAAGGGTTTACGGAAGCTTCAGCTGCGGTTGTGGCCTATGGCATTGCGACCTGCGAACCGTGTAAAGCCTATGATCCTGTTCTTGCGGACATTGCCCAACAGTATTCGAATGTGCGATTTGGAAAGGCTAAAATGCACGTTCCGGGGCGGTGTCGGGCCATTAAAAAGCGGCATCAATTTGAAACGTATCCCACCACCCATTTCTTTTCCAATGGAACGCTTGTGCTTACCAAAGAGGGAAAATTAGAACCCGCCGAACTGGCCGACTTAATTCGGCAATCGTTCTCTATCAAAACCTAA
- a CDS encoding peroxiredoxin has protein sequence MSTDVAAEIKVGDEAPDFTLKDQDQKDIKLSDYRGKKNVVLAFYPLDWSPVCTGENKCLTDDFPNFGSVNAEVFGISCDSFFSHKAWADSLDLKHQLLADMHRTVSKAYGLYFEPLNCSKRATVIVDKNGKVAYAKVQDIKTARDDKEILEALQKLK, from the coding sequence ATGTCTACAGATGTTGCCGCAGAAATTAAAGTCGGAGACGAAGCCCCAGATTTTACATTAAAAGACCAGGACCAAAAGGATATTAAGCTCAGCGACTATCGCGGAAAGAAGAACGTGGTTCTGGCATTTTATCCTCTGGATTGGAGCCCGGTTTGTACCGGAGAAAATAAATGTTTAACCGATGATTTTCCCAATTTTGGATCAGTCAATGCCGAAGTTTTTGGCATTAGCTGTGATAGCTTTTTTTCCCACAAAGCTTGGGCGGATTCCTTAGATCTTAAGCATCAATTACTCGCCGATATGCATCGGACGGTGTCTAAGGCCTATGGATTGTATTTTGAGCCATTGAATTGCTCCAAGCGGGCTACCGTCATTGTGGATAAAAATGGAAAAGTGGCCTATGCGAAAGTTCAAGATATCAAAACCGCTCGTGACGACAAAGAAATTTTGGAAGCGTTGCAGAAGTTGAAATAA
- a CDS encoding penicillin-binding protein 1A — MSKFQTFFSTLRGWSWLRITMITTFLGLCVGVGGLAGILWIATRDLPTFDSFQDYHPSLVSRVYADNGELIGQFFIERRLYTPIDKIPKAFTQAVIATEDTRFFDHPGLDIVGIGRAAWTNLKKGGRFQGASTITQQLARALFLSPERTYQRKIKELILAVKMEWVLTKEQILEMYLNQIYFGHGAYGVAAAALTYFDKNVSDLSLPESAFLAGLPKAPNTYSPYRNPDLAKSRKELVLGRMVEAGYITNEEAQAAMATTLSYRHQSIEPIAAYFLEEVRQHLVDRYGETLVYKGGLRIYTTLNIAMQKIAEEAVRTGLRQLDKRQGWRGPIEHIAFSKDFTPPDTFPELQNPKAALVHGLYRALVTDVTKQSAQILIGNTYKGTILFEDMRWAQRRLEKSGDVGTAVVRDKATPLQLLKVGDIIEVAPKKGTVESGEFVLEQTPIVEGSLIAMDPRTGAVQSMVGGYDFTRSQFNRAVIARRQPGSAFKPLIYASALQQGLTPATLILDAPVVYEDEDLDRVWKPENYEKRFFGTITLREALRHSRNAATVRLLEQIGVPQVVNIASNLGIRSPLSQDLSLALGSSSVTLQEITSAYGVFANQGLWLEPYLITHAENLNGEILEQHQFEPRQAMTKENAYLITNMLMDVIQSGTGRLAKSIGRPLAGKTGTTNSYNDAWFVGYAPNLATGVWVGFDGVRTLGRLESGAHAALPIWTKFVDQALLHTPVMTFPIPNDIQFAQIDTTTGDLPSKTSRNISTEVFRKGTEPGKAAPQKANPMDFFEFDRLNSDSSSQLSPF; from the coding sequence ATGAGCAAATTTCAGACGTTTTTTTCCACGCTCCGCGGGTGGTCCTGGCTTCGAATAACGATGATCACCACGTTCCTTGGCTTATGTGTCGGAGTAGGAGGTCTTGCGGGAATTCTCTGGATTGCGACCCGTGACCTTCCCACATTCGACTCCTTTCAAGACTACCATCCGAGTTTAGTATCTAGAGTCTATGCAGATAACGGTGAACTCATTGGACAATTTTTCATCGAACGTCGTCTGTATACGCCTATCGACAAAATTCCCAAAGCCTTCACGCAAGCGGTCATTGCAACTGAAGATACCCGTTTTTTTGATCACCCTGGGCTGGACATTGTCGGCATCGGCCGGGCCGCCTGGACCAATCTCAAAAAAGGTGGCCGGTTTCAAGGCGCGAGCACCATAACCCAACAGTTAGCCAGAGCTCTTTTTCTTTCTCCCGAACGAACGTATCAGCGAAAAATTAAAGAGCTCATTCTCGCAGTGAAAATGGAATGGGTGTTGACTAAAGAGCAAATTTTAGAAATGTACTTAAATCAAATTTATTTCGGCCACGGTGCCTATGGAGTGGCCGCCGCCGCCTTAACCTATTTTGATAAAAACGTCTCGGATTTGAGTCTTCCTGAATCGGCATTTTTGGCTGGTCTTCCTAAAGCTCCAAACACCTATTCGCCCTATCGGAATCCGGATCTGGCTAAATCACGGAAAGAATTGGTCCTAGGGCGCATGGTAGAGGCCGGGTATATCACCAACGAAGAGGCGCAAGCCGCCATGGCCACAACCCTATCCTACCGTCACCAATCCATAGAACCGATCGCGGCCTATTTCCTGGAAGAGGTGCGTCAACACTTGGTGGATCGGTACGGAGAAACCCTTGTGTATAAGGGTGGACTGCGAATTTACACCACCTTAAACATTGCTATGCAGAAAATCGCGGAAGAAGCGGTTCGTACAGGACTCCGCCAATTAGATAAACGTCAAGGCTGGCGAGGACCGATTGAACATATTGCCTTTTCCAAAGATTTCACGCCCCCCGACACCTTTCCGGAGCTACAGAATCCAAAGGCAGCTCTTGTCCATGGCCTCTACCGAGCGCTCGTGACCGACGTGACCAAACAATCTGCTCAAATCTTGATTGGAAATACCTATAAGGGCACTATCCTTTTCGAGGATATGCGGTGGGCCCAGCGGCGATTGGAGAAAAGCGGGGATGTGGGAACAGCGGTCGTTCGGGATAAAGCCACTCCCCTCCAACTCCTCAAGGTCGGAGACATTATTGAAGTCGCCCCGAAAAAAGGCACCGTCGAGTCAGGCGAATTTGTTTTAGAGCAAACTCCAATTGTGGAAGGCTCCCTCATCGCCATGGATCCGAGGACAGGCGCGGTGCAATCAATGGTGGGAGGGTATGACTTCACTCGAAGTCAGTTTAATCGTGCAGTGATTGCCCGTCGACAACCCGGCTCCGCCTTCAAGCCACTCATTTATGCTTCGGCGCTTCAACAAGGCCTGACACCGGCAACGCTTATTCTTGATGCCCCCGTCGTCTATGAAGACGAGGATTTAGACCGGGTATGGAAGCCGGAAAATTATGAAAAACGCTTTTTTGGAACCATTACCCTTCGTGAAGCACTGCGCCATTCCCGCAACGCCGCAACCGTCAGGTTGCTTGAACAAATCGGAGTACCCCAGGTCGTCAATATTGCCAGCAATCTGGGCATTCGAAGTCCGCTCAGCCAGGACCTTTCTTTAGCCCTGGGATCGTCCAGCGTGACCCTCCAAGAAATCACCTCCGCGTATGGTGTCTTCGCGAATCAGGGTTTGTGGCTTGAGCCCTACCTGATTACACATGCCGAGAACCTCAACGGGGAGATTTTAGAACAACACCAGTTTGAACCTCGACAAGCCATGACCAAGGAAAACGCCTACCTGATCACCAATATGCTCATGGATGTCATTCAAAGCGGAACCGGTAGACTTGCTAAATCTATTGGCCGGCCATTGGCAGGGAAGACTGGAACGACAAATAGTTATAACGATGCGTGGTTTGTCGGGTATGCCCCGAATTTGGCGACAGGAGTATGGGTGGGATTTGATGGGGTCCGGACACTCGGCAGATTGGAATCCGGAGCGCATGCGGCCCTGCCGATTTGGACCAAGTTTGTTGATCAAGCCCTGCTACACACACCGGTTATGACCTTTCCTATTCCTAATGACATTCAATTCGCGCAGATCGACACCACGACGGGTGACCTGCCCTCCAAGACCAGTCGAAACATCAGTACGGAAGTTTTTCGTAAAGGAACGGAACCAGGAAAAGCGGCTCCTCAGAAGGCCAACCCTATGGATTTTTTTGAGTTCGACCGGTTGAACTCGGATTCATCCAGCCAGCTTTCCCCGTTTTGA
- the iscX gene encoding Fe-S cluster assembly protein IscX, with protein MAQEFMWGDTEDIAIRLQEEHPDLDPLTVRFTDLHAWVVALPEFKDDPKTSNEKKLEAIQMAWYEEFQDAQS; from the coding sequence ATGGCTCAGGAATTCATGTGGGGTGATACTGAAGATATTGCTATTCGCCTGCAGGAAGAGCATCCCGACCTTGATCCGTTAACGGTCAGGTTTACGGATTTACATGCGTGGGTGGTTGCCCTTCCTGAATTTAAGGACGATCCAAAAACCTCCAATGAAAAAAAGCTGGAGGCCATTCAAATGGCCTGGTATGAAGAGTTTCAGGATGCCCAGTCCTGA
- the dnaK gene encoding molecular chaperone DnaK translates to MSRIVGIDLGTTNSLIAFMDKEGPHVIPGPDGQTKVPSIVGLTDNGMIVGEPAKAHLIRDPSRTIYSVKRFMGKGLDDVKDDLKYFPYQLHEKNGVIRIEIGDKTFSPPQVSAMILKELKRRAEDYLKEDISKAVVTVPAYFNDSQRQATKDAGMIAGLEILRIINEPTAASLAYGLQKKTQGLIAIYDLGGGTFDISILKLKDGIFEVLATNGDTHLGGDDFDQLLVDVMVDDIFQTQGLRVGENPDLMQTVRLEAERVKIRLSDETQTQAVIELPNSTYEKVWTRESMESLTMDLVERTLGPCRLALKDADLTASQIDEVVLVGGNTRMPLVWRKVEELFGQKPHSELNPDEVVALGAAVQADILGGHTKDLLLLDVTPLSLGIETMGGVMSALIRRNTTIPTSAKEMFTTYVDGQTSVDIHILQGERELVKDNRSLARFQLKLPPLPAGVPRVEVNFLIDANGILQVTARDIRTGEAQSVQVKPSHGLTDDEVEGMVRDSFQFATEDIKARQIIEARNEANAIIVATEKALGRAANLIQEKEKESIRQILRQLGEVKDRDDHRVIRAKIVEVEKTTHHLAEVLMDATLKEALESKKLSDVIK, encoded by the coding sequence GTGAGTCGCATTGTTGGTATTGATTTAGGAACGACGAATTCGCTGATCGCCTTTATGGATAAGGAAGGGCCACATGTCATCCCCGGCCCGGATGGGCAGACTAAAGTGCCTTCCATCGTCGGGTTAACTGATAATGGGATGATCGTGGGAGAGCCGGCAAAAGCCCATTTAATTCGAGATCCTTCCCGTACCATTTATTCCGTGAAGCGGTTCATGGGCAAGGGGCTGGATGACGTGAAGGACGACCTGAAGTATTTTCCTTATCAGCTTCATGAAAAAAACGGGGTCATTCGAATTGAAATCGGAGACAAAACCTTCTCTCCCCCTCAAGTGTCCGCCATGATTCTGAAAGAATTAAAACGGCGAGCTGAGGATTATTTAAAGGAAGACATCTCCAAGGCTGTGGTCACCGTTCCGGCGTATTTCAATGATAGTCAGCGGCAGGCCACCAAAGATGCGGGTATGATTGCCGGGTTAGAGATCCTGCGTATCATTAATGAGCCGACAGCCGCTTCCTTAGCCTATGGCCTGCAAAAAAAGACACAAGGTCTTATCGCGATCTATGATTTGGGCGGAGGGACGTTTGATATCTCTATTCTCAAATTAAAAGATGGAATCTTTGAAGTTCTGGCAACGAATGGGGATACCCATTTAGGGGGAGATGATTTCGATCAACTGCTCGTCGATGTGATGGTTGATGATATTTTTCAAACTCAAGGCCTTAGGGTCGGGGAGAATCCCGATTTAATGCAAACCGTTCGGTTGGAGGCGGAACGTGTCAAAATCCGGTTGTCGGATGAAACCCAAACTCAGGCGGTGATAGAGCTTCCCAATTCGACGTATGAAAAGGTATGGACGCGGGAGAGCATGGAAAGCTTAACAATGGATTTGGTGGAAAGAACCCTCGGTCCCTGTCGGCTTGCCCTCAAAGATGCAGACTTAACCGCCAGCCAGATTGATGAAGTGGTCCTGGTCGGCGGGAATACTCGCATGCCACTGGTTTGGCGAAAAGTGGAAGAACTTTTTGGCCAAAAGCCGCACTCTGAATTGAACCCTGACGAAGTTGTCGCGTTGGGGGCGGCTGTACAAGCTGATATTTTAGGCGGGCATACCAAAGACCTGTTGTTACTGGACGTGACTCCCTTGTCATTGGGAATTGAAACGATGGGCGGGGTCATGAGTGCGCTGATCCGTCGAAATACCACCATTCCAACCAGTGCAAAGGAAATGTTTACGACCTATGTCGATGGGCAGACCTCGGTGGATATTCATATCCTCCAAGGAGAACGAGAATTGGTTAAAGATAATCGAAGTCTGGCCCGCTTCCAATTAAAGCTTCCACCATTGCCGGCAGGGGTCCCTCGCGTGGAAGTCAACTTTCTCATTGATGCCAATGGGATCCTCCAGGTGACGGCCAGAGATATCCGGACCGGTGAGGCGCAATCGGTTCAGGTGAAGCCTTCTCATGGACTGACCGACGATGAGGTGGAAGGGATGGTTCGTGATTCTTTCCAATTTGCCACAGAAGACATCAAAGCCCGTCAGATTATAGAAGCACGGAACGAAGCCAATGCGATCATCGTGGCGACCGAAAAAGCTCTGGGGCGTGCAGCGAATTTAATTCAGGAAAAGGAAAAGGAAAGCATTCGTCAGATTTTACGGCAGCTTGGTGAAGTTAAAGACAGGGATGATCATCGTGTCATACGTGCGAAAATTGTTGAGGTTGAAAAAACGACGCACCATTTGGCCGAAGTGTTGATGGATGCCACGTTGAAAGAAGCTCTCGAAAGTAAGAAATTATCCGACGTCATTAAATAA
- the hscB gene encoding Fe-S protein assembly co-chaperone HscB, producing MPELSEPETMEHRHPTTIKARELPMARSMCWHCQSEVTGEYLCGQCVKVQPLSKDLDYFACFQLPRLLNIDEQQLEQTFYELSRTFHPDFYSTKDESEKAISLGNSAFLNAGYRTLKDPILRAEYLIRLEAGAVKDIRSNPPADLFEEVLELQEDLETFRQLAPNGASPELEALREKLQGERERLENRQAKMEESLKDQFKQWDQVQARTPLPGEAREEKNSILRAMQEILSNRTYVRNMVNDLLETTG from the coding sequence ATGCCCGAGTTGTCAGAGCCAGAAACCATGGAACACCGACATCCAACCACGATAAAGGCCAGGGAACTTCCCATGGCCCGCAGTATGTGCTGGCATTGCCAATCTGAAGTCACGGGAGAATATCTCTGTGGGCAATGCGTCAAAGTTCAGCCGCTTTCAAAGGACTTGGACTATTTTGCCTGCTTTCAACTCCCTCGTCTGTTGAACATTGACGAACAACAATTGGAGCAGACATTTTATGAATTAAGTCGGACTTTTCATCCGGATTTTTATTCCACAAAAGATGAATCGGAGAAAGCCATTAGTTTAGGAAATTCCGCTTTTCTGAATGCCGGCTATCGCACACTCAAGGATCCCATTCTGCGGGCGGAATATTTGATCAGGTTGGAGGCTGGAGCGGTGAAAGATATTCGATCGAATCCCCCGGCGGATTTGTTTGAAGAAGTTCTTGAGCTGCAAGAAGATTTGGAAACATTCCGACAGCTGGCCCCCAATGGCGCGTCACCTGAGCTTGAGGCCCTTCGGGAAAAGTTGCAAGGCGAACGAGAGCGTTTGGAAAACCGCCAGGCTAAAATGGAAGAGTCCCTGAAGGATCAGTTCAAACAATGGGATCAGGTTCAAGCCCGCACTCCCCTTCCAGGAGAGGCGCGTGAGGAAAAAAATTCTATTTTGCGTGCTATGCAGGAAATTCTTTCTAATCGAACATACGTGCGGAATATGGTCAACGATTTGCTCGAAACCACGGGCTAA
- a CDS encoding HesB/IscA family protein, whose product MDTKTTENNSTVAMTDEALKEVKRLLDLQGITEGGLRLGVKGGGCSGLSYTVNFDDKIGEFDTVTEVDGVKVIVDAKSAIYLQGMTLDYQKDMVSGAFKFINPNATKTCGCGESFSA is encoded by the coding sequence ATGGATACAAAAACCACGGAAAACAATTCAACGGTTGCTATGACCGATGAGGCGTTGAAAGAGGTCAAGCGGTTATTGGACCTTCAGGGAATTACTGAGGGTGGTCTTCGATTGGGAGTGAAAGGTGGCGGCTGTTCGGGGTTGAGCTACACCGTCAACTTCGATGACAAGATCGGGGAGTTTGATACCGTCACTGAAGTGGATGGCGTAAAAGTGATCGTCGATGCCAAAAGCGCCATTTATCTCCAGGGGATGACTTTGGATTATCAAAAGGACATGGTGAGTGGTGCCTTTAAATTTATCAATCCTAATGCCACAAAGACATGTGGATGCGGAGAGTCGTTTTCAGCATAA
- the iscU gene encoding Fe-S cluster assembly scaffold IscU: MAYSEKVIDHYNNPRNVGSFQKDADDVGTGVVGAPECGDVMKLQIKVENDTIVDAKFKTFGCGSAIASSSLATEWLKGKTLEDAQKIKNTDIVHELNLPPVKIHCSVLAEDAIKAALGDYQKKTGEKKPKPEAAATSS, from the coding sequence ATGGCCTATAGTGAAAAAGTCATTGATCATTACAACAATCCCCGTAATGTGGGAAGTTTTCAAAAAGATGCTGACGATGTCGGAACAGGCGTTGTCGGAGCCCCGGAATGCGGAGATGTGATGAAACTCCAAATTAAAGTCGAGAACGACACTATTGTGGATGCCAAGTTCAAGACATTTGGGTGTGGGTCGGCCATTGCCAGTTCCAGTTTGGCGACTGAGTGGCTCAAGGGAAAAACCTTAGAAGATGCTCAAAAAATAAAGAATACGGATATTGTCCATGAATTGAATCTCCCACCCGTCAAAATCCATTGTTCCGTGTTGGCGGAAGATGCCATTAAAGCGGCGTTGGGGGATTACCAGAAGAAAACGGGAGAGAAAAAGCCTAAGCCGGAAGCAGCCGCTACCTCATCCTAG